The Alkalinema sp. FACHB-956 genome includes a window with the following:
- a CDS encoding site-2 protease family protein: MQTGWRIGSLFKIPLYIDPSWFLIVGWITFRDGLVWQQSHPSWNAGVAYGAGFVMALLLFGSVLLHELGHSLVAKSKGIDVTSIRLFLFGGVASIEREPAKPTDMLQVAIAGPLVSFGLWLIFTGAGLFLPFSTNPLWVVLSIVLSSLATLNLTLVMFNLIPGLPLDGGQMLKAIVWKYSGDYLTGAHWAAKTGLWLGWVISLVGFADVLGITAELGLPSVIGIWGILIGWFMRRNALNADRFTDVQETLLKIEAQTVMTRDFRVLDADMNLRQFAEEMVLNENPKGMLFAASDGRYRGWVSADMLQSVERSQWDHQTLRDIAIPLTTIPSVTEKTSLAETIHKMETQSLNQITVLTPAGAVAGVIDRGDITRTVGERLGFAVSPVLIKQVKSSGTYPPGLPLGAIAATVMTLQAEHQVGDKVDDQVGDKVADRPAADSTEEPH; the protein is encoded by the coding sequence ATGCAAACTGGTTGGCGCATTGGCTCTCTCTTTAAAATTCCGCTTTACATCGATCCCTCTTGGTTCCTCATTGTCGGGTGGATCACCTTTCGCGATGGCCTCGTTTGGCAGCAGAGCCATCCGAGTTGGAATGCAGGGGTTGCCTATGGCGCAGGATTTGTCATGGCGTTGTTGCTGTTTGGCTCTGTCCTGCTCCATGAATTGGGCCATAGCCTCGTCGCCAAGTCCAAGGGCATTGATGTCACCTCGATTCGCCTCTTTCTCTTTGGGGGCGTCGCCTCGATCGAACGGGAACCCGCCAAACCCACGGACATGTTGCAAGTGGCGATCGCGGGGCCGTTGGTCAGCTTTGGACTTTGGCTAATTTTCACCGGGGCGGGATTATTTTTACCGTTCTCCACAAACCCGCTGTGGGTGGTGCTGTCGATCGTGCTGTCCAGTCTCGCCACGCTGAATCTCACCTTGGTGATGTTTAACCTGATTCCGGGCTTGCCCCTCGATGGCGGCCAAATGCTGAAAGCGATCGTGTGGAAATATAGCGGCGACTATCTGACTGGGGCTCACTGGGCTGCCAAAACGGGGCTGTGGCTGGGCTGGGTGATCAGCTTAGTGGGCTTTGCCGATGTTCTGGGCATTACCGCAGAATTAGGATTGCCCTCCGTCATCGGCATTTGGGGAATTTTAATTGGCTGGTTCATGCGCCGGAATGCCTTGAATGCCGATCGCTTTACCGATGTGCAGGAAACGTTACTCAAGATCGAAGCGCAAACCGTCATGACCCGTGATTTTCGGGTGCTGGATGCAGACATGAACCTGCGGCAATTTGCGGAGGAAATGGTCTTAAACGAAAATCCCAAAGGCATGTTATTTGCGGCATCCGATGGGCGATATCGCGGCTGGGTCAGTGCCGATATGCTGCAATCGGTGGAACGGAGCCAATGGGATCACCAAACCCTGCGGGACATTGCCATTCCTCTGACGACGATTCCGTCAGTAACCGAAAAAACATCGCTAGCAGAAACGATTCACAAAATGGAAACGCAATCACTGAACCAAATCACGGTTCTGACGCCTGCGGGGGCGGTTGCGGGTGTGATCGATCGCGGTGATATCACCCGAACCGTGGGAGAACGGCTCGGGTTTGCGGTGTCTCCCGTGCTGATCAAGCAGGTGAAATCGTCGGGAACCTATCCCCCAGGGCTGCCCCTAGGGGCGATCGCGGCCACGGTGATGACGCTGCAAGCAGAGCATCAAGTGGGCGACAAAGTGGATGACCAAGTGGGCGACAAAGTTGCCGATCGCCCCGCCGCAGATTCCACCGAAGAACCGCACTAG
- a CDS encoding pantothenate kinase, giving the protein MSQVFEQLAIENPDRRAWLALAIGNSRLHWAWFQAGELQQVWDTSHLNLQEIQHLVSHGFNFQEWAGQIDLDVSPSIQSSISDSADQNNLELWLTSVVPQQTDDWQKCYPIYSIERSQIPIPGLYSTLGIDRIVALWAAMEIYGSPVLVIDGGTALTLTGATVDRTFAGGAILPGLQLQFRSLGQSTAALPKLDAVQAALPTRWAHNTPDAIQSGILYTVLAGLESAIQDWDRQHSTQGNCATQSHCAICLTGGDGAVLANLLQQRNPHWHDRLHYDRALIFRGMQLLRDRRSGMR; this is encoded by the coding sequence GTGTCACAGGTATTTGAACAACTTGCGATCGAGAATCCCGATCGTCGTGCTTGGTTGGCGTTGGCGATCGGAAATTCTCGGTTGCATTGGGCTTGGTTCCAGGCGGGGGAATTACAACAGGTTTGGGATACGTCGCACTTGAATTTGCAAGAGATTCAGCATTTGGTTAGCCATGGATTTAATTTCCAGGAATGGGCTGGCCAGATTGATTTAGATGTATCACCCTCGATTCAATCGAGTATTTCCGATTCTGCTGATCAAAATAATCTAGAACTATGGTTGACTTCTGTTGTTCCGCAGCAAACAGATGATTGGCAGAAATGCTATCCAATCTACTCGATCGAACGTTCTCAAATTCCCATCCCAGGACTCTATTCAACCTTGGGCATCGATCGAATTGTAGCGTTGTGGGCCGCAATGGAGATTTATGGCTCCCCAGTGTTAGTCATTGATGGCGGAACTGCGTTAACCTTGACCGGGGCAACGGTCGATCGAACCTTTGCAGGGGGCGCGATTCTACCCGGACTGCAATTGCAATTTCGATCGCTAGGACAGTCCACGGCAGCATTGCCGAAATTGGATGCGGTGCAGGCTGCGTTACCAACCCGCTGGGCGCACAATACCCCCGACGCGATCCAGAGTGGCATTCTCTACACCGTGCTGGCGGGTTTGGAATCGGCTATTCAGGACTGGGATCGCCAGCATTCTACCCAGGGTAATTGTGCTACCCAGAGTCATTGCGCAATTTGCTTAACTGGGGGCGATGGAGCGGTTCTAGCCAACCTGTTGCAGCAACGTAACCCCCACTGGCACGATCGCCTGCATTACGATCGCGCTTTAATTTTTCGAGGGATGCAACTTCTACGCGATCGACGGTCTGGGATGCGGTAG
- a CDS encoding PRC-barrel domain-containing protein codes for MTAQPDYIKQSELLDQLVLDRASMEELGRVEVLWSYPKLHRVLGFICKSGFMDRRKTAFNLDQLDRFGTNGVLVNSAPVETDRDRVRQLESLINCEVWTDEGNKIGKIVDYMFDLKTGNIRQYLMAGSGLQGLTGKIYALYPSQILSLGSTRVMVSEAIADGLDLYKPGLEQKLEEKLKRANELLTEEKSQAKEGLQSLFQKAKTVTSQVKDQVTDQVKERAKDLREVTEQVREKAQDLLEEVPPLLDELEPQIDRWRSGTRGTRSEGNERYEAGSRYGDRDDRSEGRYPDQYDDRRDDFEDEIEFDFDAWVEEEQQQRQPIPQRQPSRQQPQQPSRQQFNPQSEPQSYQPPQRQPSKPSDQQSNPQRRETAAPTQGRSDQQFTAQSRSNTESTFTAQPRPQSQAFTAKPQPRPDRKPDAWDDDDSWLDD; via the coding sequence ATGACTGCACAGCCCGATTACATTAAGCAGAGCGAATTGTTGGATCAGTTAGTTCTCGATCGCGCCAGCATGGAAGAACTGGGGCGGGTGGAGGTGCTGTGGAGCTACCCGAAACTCCATCGGGTATTGGGATTTATCTGTAAGTCGGGGTTTATGGATCGCCGCAAAACCGCCTTCAATCTGGATCAACTGGATCGGTTTGGCACCAATGGGGTGTTGGTGAATTCCGCGCCCGTGGAAACCGATCGCGATCGGGTCCGCCAACTGGAATCGCTGATTAATTGCGAAGTTTGGACGGATGAAGGCAATAAAATCGGCAAAATTGTAGATTACATGTTTGACCTGAAAACGGGGAATATTCGCCAATACTTGATGGCGGGAAGTGGCCTCCAGGGTCTGACGGGCAAAATTTATGCGTTGTATCCCAGCCAAATCCTCAGTCTCGGCAGTACGCGCGTCATGGTATCCGAGGCGATCGCGGATGGTCTAGATCTTTACAAACCGGGCTTAGAGCAGAAGCTTGAGGAAAAACTGAAGCGGGCCAATGAGTTATTAACGGAAGAGAAATCCCAGGCGAAGGAAGGGTTACAGTCATTATTCCAAAAGGCGAAAACGGTGACTTCCCAAGTCAAAGACCAGGTGACAGATCAGGTCAAGGAACGGGCCAAGGATCTGCGGGAAGTGACGGAACAAGTGCGGGAAAAGGCTCAGGATCTCTTAGAAGAAGTGCCGCCGCTGCTGGATGAGTTGGAACCGCAGATCGATCGCTGGCGATCGGGGACGCGGGGTACTCGCTCTGAGGGCAATGAACGGTACGAAGCAGGTTCTCGGTATGGAGATCGAGACGATCGCTCTGAAGGTCGATATCCTGATCAATATGACGATCGGCGAGACGATTTTGAAGACGAGATCGAATTTGATTTTGATGCGTGGGTTGAGGAAGAACAACAGCAACGACAACCGATTCCCCAACGGCAACCCTCACGCCAGCAACCACAGCAACCCTCCCGTCAACAATTTAACCCGCAATCTGAACCGCAATCCTATCAACCACCCCAGCGACAACCGTCTAAGCCATCGGATCAGCAATCGAATCCGCAACGGCGAGAAACTGCTGCACCTACCCAAGGACGATCGGATCAGCAGTTTACTGCCCAATCTCGATCGAATACGGAGTCAACGTTTACCGCCCAACCCAGACCCCAATCCCAAGCCTTTACTGCAAAACCGCAACCTAGACCCGATCGTAAACCGGATGCTTGGGATGATGACGATTCTTGGTTAGATGATTAA
- a CDS encoding pirin family protein, with product MLTLRRSHDRGHANHGWLDSYHTFSFANYYDPAHMQYRSLRVINEDYIAAGMGFGSHPHRDMEIVTYVLEGALEHKDSLGNGAIMRPGDVQRMTAGTGIVHSEFNPSAEEPTHLLQIWILPEQANLEPSYEQKYFPPEARSGKLRLIASRDGRDGSVVVHQDMNLYAALLQAGEQIQHPVSADRHFWVQVARGTVQINGEVLEAGDAAAIDNVTTLGAIAQADAEFLVFDLA from the coding sequence ATGTTAACCCTTCGCCGTTCCCACGATCGCGGCCACGCAAACCACGGCTGGCTGGACTCCTACCACACCTTCTCCTTCGCCAACTACTACGACCCTGCCCACATGCAGTACCGCAGCCTGCGCGTCATCAACGAAGACTACATCGCCGCAGGCATGGGCTTTGGTTCCCACCCCCACCGGGATATGGAAATTGTGACCTACGTCCTCGAAGGGGCATTGGAACATAAAGACAGCTTGGGCAATGGAGCCATCATGCGACCGGGCGATGTCCAACGCATGACCGCAGGGACTGGCATTGTCCACAGCGAATTCAACCCCTCGGCGGAAGAACCGACCCATTTGTTACAAATCTGGATTCTGCCGGAACAAGCCAACCTCGAACCCAGCTACGAACAGAAATACTTCCCCCCAGAGGCGCGATCGGGCAAATTGCGGCTGATTGCATCACGGGATGGGCGGGATGGCTCCGTTGTTGTGCACCAGGATATGAACCTCTATGCGGCTCTTTTGCAGGCTGGGGAGCAGATCCAACACCCTGTTTCCGCCGATCGGCATTTCTGGGTACAGGTGGCGCGAGGCACGGTGCAAATCAATGGCGAAGTCCTTGAGGCGGGGGATGCTGCCGCGATCGACAACGTAACCACCCTCGGCGCGATCGCCCAGGCCGACGCGGAATTCCTAGTTTTTGATCTGGCCTAA